The following coding sequences lie in one Variovorax terrae genomic window:
- a CDS encoding c-type cytochrome, with product MNWRGLGLSTVLAAGVALPAGAAPDVLHGEQVYARCQACHALASDRVGPRHCGLIGRRAGSVPGFGYSQAMKHSKLTWDEKTLDRFLAKPLQMVPGSSMTYDGVPDPKDRADLIAYLKQAGQSSACR from the coding sequence ATGAACTGGCGCGGCCTCGGCCTGAGCACCGTGCTCGCGGCAGGCGTGGCCCTGCCCGCCGGCGCGGCGCCGGACGTGCTGCACGGCGAGCAGGTCTATGCCCGCTGCCAGGCCTGCCATGCCCTGGCCAGCGACCGCGTGGGCCCGCGCCACTGCGGCCTGATCGGGCGGCGCGCCGGCAGCGTGCCCGGCTTCGGGTATTCGCAGGCCATGAAGCACTCGAAGCTCACCTGGGACGAGAAGACGCTGGACCGGTTTCTCGCCAAGCCGCTGCAGATGGTGCCGGGCAGCAGCATGACCTATGACGGCGTGCCCGACCCGAAGGACCGCGCCGACCTGATCGCCTACCTCAAGCAGGCCGGCCAGTCATCCGCCTGCCGCTAG
- a CDS encoding metallophosphoesterase, producing MKLNLLSDLHLSQGALPRPCNDADVVVLAGDIARPDEAVAWASGFDRPVLYVPGNHEFYGGSLPGTRAELRRLCAGTRIELLDDEVRVIDGVRFLGSTLWTDFLLFSDPDGRSASVEAAFRFMRDFSRIRISEDSEALFTPLDAALLFRRHEAWLAQRLAEPHAGPTVVITHHAPSPRSIHPRFAGSPLNACFVSNAEHLLDGRRAQLWIHGHTHDSFDYTVNGTRVVCNPRGYARGGINENARFDPDFKVEVTTG from the coding sequence ATGAAGCTCAACCTCCTGTCGGACCTGCACCTGAGCCAGGGTGCGTTGCCGCGGCCGTGCAACGATGCCGACGTGGTCGTGCTGGCCGGTGACATCGCCCGGCCGGACGAGGCCGTGGCCTGGGCAAGCGGCTTCGACCGGCCCGTGCTCTACGTGCCGGGCAACCACGAGTTCTATGGCGGCAGCCTGCCGGGCACGCGCGCCGAACTCCGGCGGCTGTGCGCCGGCACCCGCATCGAGCTGCTGGACGACGAGGTGCGGGTCATCGACGGCGTGCGCTTCCTGGGCAGCACGCTGTGGACCGACTTCTTGCTGTTCAGCGACCCGGACGGGCGCAGCGCCTCGGTGGAAGCGGCGTTCCGCTTCATGCGCGACTTCAGCCGGATCCGGATCAGCGAGGACTCGGAGGCCCTGTTCACGCCGCTGGACGCGGCCCTGCTGTTCCGGCGCCACGAGGCCTGGCTGGCGCAGCGCCTGGCCGAGCCGCACGCCGGGCCGACCGTGGTCATCACGCACCATGCACCGTCGCCGCGCAGCATCCATCCACGGTTTGCCGGCTCGCCGCTGAATGCCTGCTTCGTCTCGAACGCCGAGCACCTGCTGGACGGCCGCCGCGCGCAGCTCTGGATCCACGGCCACACGCATGACAGCTTCGACTACACGGTGAACGGCACGCGCGTGGTCTGCAACCCGCGCGGCTACGCCCGCGGCGGGATCAACGAGAACGCGCGCTTCGACCCGGATTTCAAAGTCGAGGTCACCACCGGCTAG
- a CDS encoding PAS domain S-box protein, which yields MRMPAYTEAAGWDLYRAIVEQSQEAIIFADREGLIRLWNRGAEVLFGYEAASMLGRNLEVIVPEKFRRAHNEGFRKAVSAGQTRHEGRVLTTRACHKYGSRLYVDLSFGLLKDASGTVMGAYAIGRDATARYMEQTALRLRAEGHTG from the coding sequence ATGCGCATGCCCGCCTACACCGAAGCGGCCGGCTGGGACCTGTACCGCGCCATCGTCGAGCAGTCGCAGGAAGCCATCATCTTCGCCGACCGCGAGGGCCTGATCCGGCTGTGGAACCGCGGCGCCGAAGTCCTGTTCGGCTACGAGGCCGCCAGCATGCTGGGGCGCAACCTCGAGGTCATCGTCCCCGAGAAATTCCGGCGCGCGCACAACGAGGGCTTTCGCAAGGCCGTGAGCGCCGGCCAGACCCGGCACGAAGGCCGGGTGCTGACCACGCGCGCGTGCCACAAGTACGGTAGCCGCCTGTATGTGGACCTGAGCTTCGGCCTGCTCAAGGACGCCTCGGGCACCGTGATGGGCGCCTATGCCATCGGGCGCGACGCCACGGCCCGGTACATGGAGCAGACCGCGCTGCGGCTGCGCGCCGAGGGCCACACCGGTTGA
- a CDS encoding FAD-dependent oxidoreductase, producing MDTEEVDLLVIGGGVAGLTAALVAAIEGLRVLVCEKSDQLGGTAATSAGTVWIPGSSQSRQAGLADPLEQARRYLAAEIDTDSGAELREAFLATGPRVLDYLAQHSCVEFVPAVRHPDYHDRHAGAAIGGRALVARAFDGRLLGRDFARLRPPMRSMMVLGGMSVSKDDLAPLLRPFASRAALRHVLALLGRHARDRLRHPRGTRLVMGNALIARLLYSLRQRGVAVRTGVAVQALHQEAGAVTGATLSQEGRDVHVQARRGVVLACGGFGHGAAWRQRFLPAPGQTHSLMFEGNTGDGLRLAESVGAAIDDIGHSTPAFWTPVSVLRHADGTRQMFPHFALDRAKPGLIAVDARGQRFVNEGDSYHDFVLAMLRAPGEAPAVPAHLVCDAGFLRRYGLGLVRPGAWRLQPFLRAGYLHRAPTLAALAAGLGIDPAGLQATVARHNRFAQTGVDEDFGKGTSELNRFNGDAGHGPNPCLGPIAAPPFYAVTVWPGDAGMSVGLRTDEDARVQGLDGQPITGLYACGADMGSIMRGRYPGPGVTLGPALVFAWRAVMHALQQRPG from the coding sequence ATGGACACTGAAGAGGTTGACCTGCTGGTCATCGGCGGCGGCGTGGCGGGGCTCACGGCGGCGCTGGTGGCGGCCATCGAGGGCCTGCGCGTGCTGGTGTGCGAGAAGAGCGACCAGCTCGGCGGCACGGCCGCCACCTCAGCCGGCACGGTGTGGATTCCCGGCAGCAGCCAGAGCCGGCAGGCCGGGCTGGCCGATCCGCTGGAGCAGGCGCGCCGCTACCTGGCGGCCGAGATCGACACCGACAGCGGCGCCGAGCTGCGCGAGGCCTTCCTTGCCACCGGCCCGCGGGTGCTGGACTACCTGGCGCAGCATTCCTGCGTGGAGTTCGTGCCCGCCGTGCGCCATCCCGACTACCACGACCGGCATGCCGGCGCGGCCATCGGCGGCCGCGCGCTGGTGGCCCGCGCCTTCGACGGGCGCCTGCTGGGCCGCGACTTTGCGCGGCTGCGCCCGCCGATGCGCAGCATGATGGTGCTGGGCGGCATGTCGGTCAGCAAGGACGACCTCGCGCCGCTGCTCAGGCCCTTCGCCTCGCGCGCCGCGCTGCGCCATGTGCTGGCCCTGCTGGGCCGCCATGCGAGGGACCGGCTGCGCCACCCGCGCGGCACGCGGCTGGTGATGGGCAACGCGCTGATCGCCCGCCTGCTGTACAGCCTCCGGCAGCGCGGCGTGGCGGTGCGCACCGGCGTGGCCGTGCAGGCGCTGCACCAGGAAGCCGGCGCCGTGACGGGCGCCACGCTGTCGCAGGAGGGCCGCGACGTTCATGTGCAGGCGCGCCGCGGCGTGGTGCTGGCCTGCGGCGGCTTCGGGCATGGGGCCGCCTGGCGCCAGCGCTTTCTGCCGGCGCCGGGGCAGACGCACTCGCTGATGTTCGAGGGCAACACGGGCGACGGCCTGCGGCTGGCGGAATCGGTCGGCGCCGCGATCGACGACATCGGGCACAGCACGCCGGCGTTCTGGACGCCGGTCTCGGTGCTGCGGCACGCCGACGGCACGCGCCAGATGTTTCCGCATTTCGCGCTGGACCGGGCCAAGCCGGGCCTGATCGCGGTGGATGCGCGCGGGCAGCGCTTCGTCAACGAGGGCGACTCGTACCACGACTTCGTGCTGGCCATGCTGCGCGCCCCGGGCGAGGCGCCCGCCGTGCCGGCGCACCTGGTCTGCGACGCCGGCTTCCTGCGCCGCTACGGGCTGGGCCTGGTGCGCCCCGGCGCCTGGCGCCTGCAGCCGTTCCTGCGCGCCGGCTACCTGCACCGCGCGCCGACGCTGGCCGCGCTGGCGGCTGGCCTGGGCATCGACCCCGCCGGGCTGCAGGCCACGGTGGCGCGCCACAACCGCTTTGCGCAGACCGGCGTGGACGAGGACTTTGGCAAGGGCACGAGCGAGCTCAACCGCTTCAACGGCGATGCCGGCCACGGGCCCAACCCCTGCCTGGGCCCGATCGCCGCGCCGCCGTTCTACGCGGTGACGGTGTGGCCGGGCGACGCCGGCATGAGCGTGGGCCTGCGCACCGACGAGGATGCGCGGGTGCAGGGGCTGGACGGCCAGCCGATCACGGGGCTGTACGCCTGCGGCGCCGACATGGGCTCGATCATGCGCGGGCGCTACCCGGGCCCCGGCGTCACGCTGGGGCCGGCCCTGGTGTTTGCCTGGCGCGCCGTGATGCACGCGCTGCAGCAAAGGCCCGGCTGA
- a CDS encoding HAD-IIB family hydrolase, producing MTRDLQPLAYWPAEARRGIAGVFTDIDDTLTTGGAITPDALQALADLKAAGLHVIPITGRPVGWSVPFAQSWPVDAIVAENGSVALISSQNTPMSASGGDSLLSKRYQQSAAERAANFARMQQVALRVLREVPGAVLAEDSPGRETDIAIDHSEFNHLPPERIAQAVALMRAEGMNATVSSIHINGWFGEHHKLAGARWIVRELFGRELDAEIGRWAYVGDSTNDQLMFEHFPHSVGVANIARFLPELVHRPRYLTQAERGAGFAEVARALLSSR from the coding sequence ATGACGAGGGATCTCCAGCCCCTGGCGTACTGGCCTGCCGAGGCGCGGCGCGGCATCGCCGGCGTGTTCACCGACATCGACGACACGCTGACCACCGGCGGCGCGATCACGCCCGACGCGCTGCAGGCGCTGGCAGACCTCAAGGCCGCGGGCCTGCACGTGATTCCGATCACGGGGCGGCCGGTGGGCTGGAGCGTGCCGTTCGCGCAGAGCTGGCCGGTCGATGCGATCGTGGCTGAAAACGGCTCGGTGGCGCTGATTTCAAGCCAAAACACGCCGATGTCCGCGTCGGGTGGTGATAGTTTGCTATCAAAAAGATACCAGCAGAGTGCCGCCGAGCGCGCCGCCAACTTCGCGCGCATGCAGCAGGTGGCCCTGCGCGTGCTGCGCGAGGTGCCGGGCGCGGTGCTGGCCGAGGACTCGCCGGGCCGCGAGACCGACATCGCGATCGACCACAGCGAGTTCAACCACCTGCCGCCCGAGCGCATCGCCCAGGCCGTGGCCCTGATGCGGGCCGAGGGCATGAACGCCACGGTCAGCAGCATCCACATCAACGGCTGGTTCGGCGAGCACCACAAGCTCGCGGGCGCGCGCTGGATCGTGCGCGAGCTGTTCGGCCGCGAGCTCGACGCCGAGATCGGCCGCTGGGCCTATGTGGGCGACTCGACCAACGACCAGCTGATGTTCGAGCACTTTCCGCACAGCGTGGGCGTGGCCAACATCGCGCGCTTCCTGCCCGAGCTGGTGCACCGCCCGCGCTACCTCACGCAGGCCGAGCGCGGCGCGGGCTTCGCCGAAGTGGCGCGCGCCCTGCTCTCCTCCCGGTAG
- the ahcY gene encoding adenosylhomocysteinase, whose translation MNAVLKPASATDSAIADLSLAAWGRKEIRIAETEMPGLMAIREEFSKAQPLKGARITGSLHMTIQTAVLIETLQALGATVRWASCNIFSTQDHAAAAIAATGTPVFAIKGETLADYWDYTHRIFEFGAKGAEGEGPNMILDDGGDATMLMHLGQKAEKDLSVLAHPTSEEETILFAAIKAKLAVDSTWYTRKSAQIIGVTEETTTGVHRLNEMSAKGTLLFRAINVNDSVTKSKFDNLYGCRESLVDGIKRATDVMIAGKVACVAGYGDVGKGSAQALRALSAQVWVTEIDPINALQAAMEGYKVVTMEYAADKADIFVTTTGNKDIITHDTMAKMKDQAIVCNIGHFDNEIDVASLEKYEWEEIKPQVDHITFPDGKKIILLAKGRLVNLGCGTGHPSFVMSSSFANQTIAQIELFTKPDAYQAGKVYVLPKHLDEKVARLHLKKVGAMLTELTDAQAAYIGVNKNGPYKPDTYRY comes from the coding sequence ATGAACGCCGTTCTCAAGCCCGCGTCCGCCACCGACAGCGCGATCGCCGACCTGTCCCTTGCCGCCTGGGGCCGCAAGGAGATCCGCATCGCCGAAACCGAAATGCCCGGCCTGATGGCCATCCGCGAAGAGTTCTCGAAGGCGCAGCCGCTCAAGGGCGCGCGCATCACCGGCTCGCTGCACATGACCATCCAGACGGCCGTGCTGATCGAGACGCTGCAGGCCCTGGGCGCCACCGTGCGCTGGGCCTCGTGCAACATCTTTTCCACGCAGGACCACGCCGCCGCCGCCATCGCCGCCACCGGCACGCCGGTGTTCGCCATCAAGGGCGAGACGCTGGCCGACTACTGGGACTACACCCACCGCATCTTCGAATTCGGCGCCAAGGGCGCTGAAGGCGAAGGCCCGAACATGATCCTGGACGATGGCGGCGATGCCACCATGCTGATGCACCTGGGCCAGAAGGCCGAGAAGGACCTGTCGGTGCTGGCCCACCCCACCAGCGAAGAGGAAACCATCCTGTTCGCCGCCATCAAGGCCAAGCTGGCCGTGGATTCGACCTGGTACACCCGCAAGTCGGCCCAGATCATCGGCGTGACCGAGGAAACCACCACCGGCGTGCACCGCCTGAACGAAATGTCGGCCAAGGGCACGCTGCTGTTCCGCGCCATCAACGTGAACGACTCGGTGACCAAGAGCAAGTTCGACAACCTCTACGGCTGCCGCGAGTCGCTGGTGGACGGCATCAAGCGCGCCACCGACGTGATGATCGCCGGCAAGGTGGCCTGCGTGGCCGGCTACGGCGACGTGGGCAAGGGCTCGGCCCAGGCGCTGCGCGCGCTGAGCGCCCAGGTGTGGGTGACCGAGATCGACCCGATCAATGCCCTGCAGGCCGCGATGGAAGGCTACAAGGTCGTGACCATGGAGTACGCCGCCGACAAGGCCGACATCTTCGTGACCACCACGGGCAACAAGGACATCATCACGCACGACACCATGGCGAAGATGAAGGACCAGGCCATCGTCTGCAACATCGGCCATTTCGACAACGAGATCGACGTTGCCTCGCTCGAAAAGTACGAGTGGGAAGAGATCAAGCCCCAGGTCGACCACATCACCTTCCCCGACGGCAAGAAGATCATCCTGCTGGCCAAGGGCCGCCTGGTGAACCTGGGCTGCGGCACGGGCCACCCGAGCTTCGTGATGTCGTCCTCGTTCGCGAACCAGACCATCGCCCAGATCGAGCTGTTCACCAAGCCCGACGCCTACCAGGCCGGCAAGGTCTACGTGCTGCCCAAGCACCTGGACGAGAAGGTCGCGCGCCTGCACCTGAAGAAGGTCGGCGCGATGCTGACCGAGCTGACGGACGCGCAGGCCGCCTACATCGGCGTCAACAAGAACGGCCCTTACAAGCCCGACACCTACAGGTACTAA
- a CDS encoding MarR family winged helix-turn-helix transcriptional regulator yields MTLPKAAPPGRRMAKADFEALAEFRYQLRRFLRFSEELTHQHGITPLQYQLMLQVKGFPGRSWATVAELAERLQAKHHGVVALISRCEALGLVQRQASQTDLRRVEVRLTPEGDQRIEQLARQHRAELQSLPRLVDLPARAGA; encoded by the coding sequence ATGACCCTACCGAAAGCAGCGCCGCCCGGCCGCAGGATGGCCAAGGCCGATTTCGAGGCGCTGGCCGAGTTCCGCTACCAGCTGCGCCGGTTCCTGCGTTTCAGCGAGGAGCTGACGCACCAGCACGGCATCACGCCGCTGCAGTACCAGCTGATGCTGCAGGTCAAGGGCTTTCCGGGCCGCTCCTGGGCCACCGTGGCGGAGCTCGCGGAGCGCCTGCAGGCCAAGCACCACGGCGTGGTGGCGCTCATTTCGCGCTGCGAGGCGCTGGGCCTGGTGCAGCGCCAGGCCAGCCAGACCGACCTGCGGAGGGTGGAGGTCCGCCTGACCCCCGAAGGCGACCAGCGCATCGAGCAGCTGGCGCGCCAGCACCGCGCCGAGCTCCAGTCGCTGCCCCGCCTGGTGGACTTGCCCGCGCGGGCCGGGGCCTGA
- a CDS encoding ferritin-like domain-containing protein, protein MSFLIMPNPAAARRLFLGQSGLVLSGAAVALLSGNDAPAAKAGDDGAGDVQILNTALGAELEAIAAYQLGAESKLLQKPVLDLAVGFQGHHKEHAALLAKTVAQLGGKPVAAKARYDFPADTLKSQADVLRFAAKLEQGAVSAYLGAVPLFGNRDLAKAAASILGDEAMHWAVLRQALGEAPVPSAFMS, encoded by the coding sequence ATGTCCTTCCTCATCATGCCCAACCCCGCCGCCGCGCGGCGCCTGTTCCTCGGCCAGTCCGGCCTGGTGCTGTCGGGCGCCGCCGTGGCCCTGCTCTCGGGCAACGACGCGCCGGCCGCCAAGGCCGGTGACGACGGCGCCGGCGACGTGCAGATTCTCAACACCGCGCTGGGCGCCGAACTCGAGGCCATCGCCGCCTACCAGCTCGGCGCCGAAAGCAAGCTGTTGCAAAAGCCGGTGCTCGACCTCGCCGTGGGTTTCCAGGGCCACCACAAGGAGCATGCCGCCCTGCTGGCCAAGACCGTCGCCCAGCTCGGCGGCAAGCCGGTGGCGGCCAAGGCCCGGTACGACTTTCCCGCCGATACGTTGAAGTCGCAGGCCGACGTGCTGCGGTTCGCGGCAAAGCTCGAGCAGGGTGCCGTCAGCGCCTACCTGGGCGCGGTGCCGCTGTTCGGCAACCGCGACCTGGCCAAGGCCGCGGCCAGCATCCTGGGCGACGAGGCCATGCACTGGGCCGTGCTGCGGCAGGCGCTGGGCGAGGCCCCGGTGCCGTCGGCCTTCATGTCATGA
- a CDS encoding PaaI family thioesterase yields the protein MLSLESVQHLLEPLFPGLMGVRLIEFQPERVLAEMVVRPDLCTAGGILHGGASMAFADTLGALGTIANLPEGQRTTTTDSSTKFIGAAKVGSTVTGECIALHRGRTTMVWQTTIRSAEGRLCAVVTQTQLVLAA from the coding sequence ATGCTCTCGCTCGAATCCGTCCAGCATCTGCTGGAGCCGCTGTTTCCCGGCCTGATGGGCGTGCGCCTCATCGAGTTCCAGCCCGAGCGGGTGCTGGCCGAGATGGTCGTGCGGCCCGATCTGTGCACGGCCGGCGGCATCCTGCACGGCGGCGCGTCCATGGCGTTTGCCGACACGCTGGGCGCCTTGGGAACGATCGCGAACCTGCCCGAGGGCCAGCGCACCACGACGACCGACTCCAGCACCAAGTTCATCGGCGCGGCGAAAGTCGGCAGCACGGTCACCGGCGAGTGCATCGCACTGCACCGGGGCCGCACCACCATGGTCTGGCAGACGACGATCCGCTCTGCCGAAGGCCGGCTCTGCGCCGTCGTGACGCAGACGCAGCTCGTGCTGGCGGCCTGA
- a CDS encoding peptide chain release factor 3, with amino-acid sequence MSYASETRRRRTFAIISHPDAGKTTLTEKLLLFSGAIQIAGAVKGRKASRHATSDWMEIEKQRGISVASSVMQMLYRDHVINLLDTPGHKDFSEDTYRVLTAVDSALMVIDAANGVEAQTRRLIEVCRQRDTPIITFVNKMDREVREPLDILDEVERELGMPCVPMTWPVGQGKSFGGIMNLRTHAMTVFESGSERLPQDFETIPLAQREALIQRFGHEFETAEQSMELAAGASPAWDHAAFLAGKQTPVFFGSGVNNFGVMEVLDALVDLAPPPQPRVSTTLVNRQPVVKEIQPADKDFAGVVFKVQANMDANHRDRIAFVRMASGRYTPGMKLKVQRTAKELRPTSVVTFMSQRREAVDEAYAGDIIGFTTHGGVQLGDTITDGASLQFTGLPFFAPELFMTVILKNPLRTKQLQQGLAQLGEEGAIQVFRPDVGGPMLLGAVGQLQFEVVQHRLKTEYDADVRLEGCQYTGARWITADSPADLRAFTEAYPQRLAHDAADTLAYLCTSPYDVRLAQERFPKIHFHPLREHAGLSLQSAG; translated from the coding sequence GTGTCCTACGCCTCTGAAACCCGGCGCCGCCGGACTTTTGCCATCATCTCCCACCCCGACGCCGGCAAGACCACGCTGACGGAAAAGCTGCTGCTGTTCTCGGGCGCGATCCAGATCGCGGGCGCCGTCAAGGGCCGCAAGGCCAGCCGCCACGCCACCAGCGACTGGATGGAGATCGAAAAGCAGCGTGGCATCTCGGTGGCCAGCTCGGTGATGCAGATGCTGTACCGCGACCACGTCATCAACCTGCTCGACACGCCCGGCCATAAGGACTTCTCGGAAGACACCTACCGCGTGCTCACCGCCGTCGATTCGGCGCTGATGGTAATCGATGCGGCCAACGGCGTGGAGGCGCAGACGCGCCGCCTGATCGAGGTCTGCCGCCAGCGCGACACGCCCATCATCACCTTCGTCAACAAGATGGACCGCGAGGTCCGCGAGCCGCTGGACATCCTCGACGAGGTGGAGCGCGAGCTCGGCATGCCCTGCGTGCCCATGACCTGGCCCGTGGGCCAGGGCAAGAGCTTCGGCGGCATCATGAACCTGCGCACCCACGCGATGACGGTGTTCGAGTCGGGCAGCGAGCGGCTGCCGCAGGATTTCGAGACCATTCCGCTGGCGCAGCGCGAGGCGCTGATTCAGCGCTTCGGCCACGAGTTCGAGACCGCCGAGCAGAGCATGGAGCTGGCCGCCGGCGCCTCGCCGGCCTGGGACCACGCGGCCTTCCTCGCGGGCAAGCAGACGCCGGTGTTCTTCGGCTCGGGCGTCAACAACTTCGGCGTGATGGAGGTGCTGGACGCGCTGGTGGACCTGGCGCCGCCGCCGCAGCCGCGCGTCAGCACCACGCTGGTCAACCGCCAGCCGGTGGTGAAGGAGATCCAGCCCGCGGACAAGGACTTCGCGGGTGTGGTGTTCAAGGTGCAGGCCAACATGGACGCCAACCACCGCGACCGCATCGCCTTCGTGCGCATGGCCTCGGGCCGCTACACGCCGGGCATGAAGCTCAAGGTGCAGCGCACCGCCAAGGAGCTGCGGCCGACCAGCGTGGTCACCTTCATGAGCCAGCGCCGCGAGGCGGTGGACGAGGCCTACGCGGGCGACATCATCGGCTTCACCACCCATGGCGGCGTTCAGTTGGGCGACACCATCACCGACGGCGCCAGCCTGCAGTTCACCGGCCTGCCGTTCTTCGCGCCCGAGCTGTTCATGACCGTGATCCTGAAGAACCCGCTGCGCACCAAGCAGTTGCAGCAGGGCCTCGCCCAGCTCGGCGAGGAAGGCGCGATCCAGGTGTTCCGCCCCGACGTGGGCGGCCCGATGCTGCTGGGCGCGGTGGGCCAGCTGCAGTTCGAAGTGGTGCAGCACCGCCTGAAGACCGAATACGACGCCGACGTGCGGCTCGAAGGCTGCCAGTACACCGGCGCGCGCTGGATCACGGCCGACTCGCCGGCCGACCTGCGGGCCTTCACCGAGGCCTACCCGCAGCGCCTGGCGCACGACGCGGCCGACACCCTGGCCTACCTCTGCACCTCGCCCTACGACGTGCGGCTGGCGCAGGAGCGCTTCCCGAAGATCCATTTCCATCCGCTGCGCGAGCATGCCGGCCTGAGCCTGCAGAGCGCCGGATGA
- a CDS encoding RNA polymerase sigma factor, translated as MDGTQAMPHPLPHARPEPSDRATDGELAARAAQGDARAFEHIMRRHNRLLFRTARSVLKSDAETEDAVQEGYLSAWRALGSFRGEARLSTWLVRIVLNEALGRVRRPSAKVIALDLAMGAPPPEREPEDAMEADHDQQPDRLAARAEIRRLLEARIDALPEVFRTVFVLRAVEELTVEETATALGVPEATVRTRLFRARSLLRESLSRDLDFAMEDAFSFAGARCDRIVARVLARIAPGGSPPSFP; from the coding sequence ATGGACGGAACCCAAGCCATGCCACACCCCCTGCCCCACGCCCGGCCCGAACCGTCCGACCGCGCCACCGACGGCGAGCTGGCCGCGCGCGCCGCGCAAGGCGATGCGCGCGCCTTCGAGCACATCATGCGGCGCCACAACCGGCTGCTGTTCCGCACCGCGCGCAGCGTCCTCAAAAGCGACGCCGAGACCGAGGACGCGGTGCAGGAAGGCTACCTGAGCGCCTGGCGCGCGCTCGGCAGCTTTCGCGGCGAGGCCAGGCTCTCGACCTGGCTGGTGCGCATCGTGCTCAACGAGGCCCTGGGCCGGGTGCGGCGCCCTTCGGCCAAGGTCATTGCGCTGGACCTGGCGATGGGCGCGCCGCCGCCCGAACGGGAGCCGGAGGACGCGATGGAAGCCGATCACGACCAGCAGCCCGACCGCCTGGCCGCGCGCGCCGAAATCCGCCGCCTGCTGGAGGCCCGCATCGACGCCCTGCCCGAGGTCTTCCGCACCGTGTTCGTGTTGCGCGCCGTGGAGGAGCTGACGGTCGAAGAAACCGCCACGGCCCTGGGCGTGCCCGAGGCCACGGTGCGCACGCGCCTGTTTCGCGCCCGCAGCCTGCTGCGCGAGAGCCTGTCGCGCGACCTCGACTTCGCCATGGAAGACGCGTTCTCGTTCGCCGGGGCGCGCTGCGACCGCATCGTCGCGCGCGTGCTGGCCCGCATCGCCCCGGGCGGATCGCCTCCGTCCTTTCCTTGA
- a CDS encoding hemerythrin domain-containing protein has translation MPSRSFPGFESPAAGPEAPLQLLAACHERMARQCATLRRLVPHVAERGPDAAAREAAQAVMRYFDTAALHHHADEEQDLFPALLESMAGSDAVCLRELTEGLAAEHRDLETAWQRVRQPLERIAAGESAPLPPGEVEALVGAYQRHIAREDSELLPMAARLLGEHDLARIGQAMRARRGIGSP, from the coding sequence ATGCCGAGCCGCAGCTTTCCGGGTTTCGAGTCGCCGGCCGCCGGGCCCGAGGCACCGCTGCAGCTATTGGCGGCCTGCCACGAGCGCATGGCGCGCCAGTGCGCAACGCTGCGGCGCCTGGTGCCGCATGTGGCCGAGCGCGGGCCCGACGCCGCGGCGCGCGAGGCCGCGCAGGCCGTGATGCGCTACTTCGATACCGCCGCCCTGCATCACCATGCCGACGAGGAGCAGGACCTGTTTCCCGCGCTGCTGGAGTCGATGGCCGGCTCGGATGCCGTGTGCCTGCGCGAACTGACCGAGGGGCTGGCCGCGGAGCACCGCGATCTCGAGACGGCGTGGCAGCGCGTGCGCCAGCCGCTGGAGCGCATTGCGGCCGGCGAGAGCGCGCCGCTGCCGCCGGGCGAGGTGGAGGCCCTGGTCGGTGCCTACCAGCGCCACATCGCGCGCGAGGACAGCGAGCTGCTGCCGATGGCGGCGCGCCTGCTGGGCGAGCACGACCTGGCCCGCATCGGGCAGGCCATGCGCGCGCGGCGCGGCATCGGCTCGCCGTGA